GAGGCATCGACCACACGCAGGCCCTGCATGCCATGCACGCGACCTTCGCCGTCGACCACGGCCATCTCGTCGGTGCCCATCTTGCACGAGCAGGACGGGTGGAACGCGGTCTCGGCGTGCTCGCGGATGAACTTGTCCAGTTGCTCGTCGGTTTGCACGTCGATGCCCGGGCTGATTTCGCGGCCACGGAAGGCGTCCAGCGCAGGTTGCTGCATGATTTCACGGGTCAGGCGGATGCCGTCGCGGAATTCCTGCCAGTCCTGCTCGGTGGCCATGTAGTTGAACAGGATGCTCGGGTGCTGGCGCGGATCCTTGGACTTGGCCTGGATGCGACCACGGCTCGGCGAACGCATGGAACCCATGTGCGCCTGGAAACCGTGTTCTTTCACGCCGTTGCTGCCGTTGTAGTTAATCGCTACCGGCAGGAAGTGGTACTGGATGTTCGGCCATTCGAATTCCGGACGGGAACGGATGAAACCGCCCGCTTCGAACTGGTTGCTGGCGCCGATGCCGGTGCCGTTGAACAGCCACTCGGCACCGATGGCCGGCTGGTTGTACCAGAGCAGTGACGGGTACAGCGAGACCGGTTGGGTGCAAGCGTATTGCAGGTACAGCTCAAGGTGATCCTGCAGGTTTTCACCCACGCCCGGCAAGTCGTGGACCACCGGGATGTCGAGCTTGTTCAACAGTTCGGCAGGGCCGACGCCTGAGCGTTGCAGGATCTGCGGCGAAGCGATGGCGCCGGAGCACAGCAGCACTTCCTTGCGCGCTTTGACCTCGACGCGCTCTTCGGCATCGCCCACCAGGTAACGCACGCCGACCGCACGTTTGCCTTCGAACAGGATCTTGTCGGTCAGGGCGTGGGTGACGATGGTCAGGGTTGAACGCTTTTTGGCCACGTCCAGGTAACCGCGAGCGGTGGAAGCGCGACGGCCTTTCGGCGTCACGGTGCGGTCCATCGGGCCGAAGCCTTCCTGCTGGTAACCGTTGAGGTCTTCGGTGCGCGGGTAACCGGCCTGCACGCCTGCTTCGACCATGGCGTGGAACAGTGGGTTGTTGCCGGCTTTCGGCGTGGTCACGCTGACCGGGCCGTCGCCGCCGTGGTAATCGTTCGGGCCGA
The Pseudomonas sp. MYb327 DNA segment above includes these coding regions:
- the betA gene encoding choline dehydrogenase, yielding MSQEFDYIIIGAGSAGNTLATRLTEDAGVTVLLLEAGGPDYRFDFRTQMPAALAFPLQGRRYNWAYETDAEPHMDGRRMECGRGKGLGGSSLINGMCYIRGNAMDYDGWAKLPGLEDWTYLDCLPYFRKAETRDIGPNDYHGGDGPVSVTTPKAGNNPLFHAMVEAGVQAGYPRTEDLNGYQQEGFGPMDRTVTPKGRRASTARGYLDVAKKRSTLTIVTHALTDKILFEGKRAVGVRYLVGDAEERVEVKARKEVLLCSGAIASPQILQRSGVGPAELLNKLDIPVVHDLPGVGENLQDHLELYLQYACTQPVSLYPSLLWYNQPAIGAEWLFNGTGIGASNQFEAGGFIRSRPEFEWPNIQYHFLPVAINYNGSNGVKEHGFQAHMGSMRSPSRGRIQAKSKDPRQHPSILFNYMATEQDWQEFRDGIRLTREIMQQPALDAFRGREISPGIDVQTDEQLDKFIREHAETAFHPSCSCKMGTDEMAVVDGEGRVHGMQGLRVVDASIMPIITTGNLNAPTIMIAEKIADKIRGRQPLPRSKADYYVAGDAPVKGKPLREVSQTA